One stretch of Amycolatopsis tolypomycina DNA includes these proteins:
- a CDS encoding dihydrofolate reductase family protein yields the protein MAKLLYAFSCSIDGFIAGPGGDMSWLTPFAGPPPVDLTARIGALLVGRRTYDGDDPHRDGPGEGKAFGGGWEGPQFVLTHRNAQPAPGVTFLGDLPSAVSAAKAAAGEKYVNVLGADVARQCLEAGVLDEVLALPVPVLLGDGVRVFSRVGPPVRLSSVGPCWYRVDS from the coding sequence ATGGCCAAGCTGCTTTACGCGTTCAGCTGCTCGATCGACGGCTTCATCGCCGGCCCGGGCGGAGACATGTCCTGGCTGACGCCGTTCGCTGGACCGCCACCGGTGGACCTGACGGCCCGCATCGGTGCACTGCTGGTGGGCCGCCGGACCTACGACGGCGACGACCCCCACCGAGACGGTCCGGGCGAGGGCAAGGCCTTCGGCGGCGGCTGGGAAGGACCGCAGTTCGTGCTCACCCACCGAAATGCGCAACCGGCTCCCGGGGTGACTTTCCTCGGCGACCTGCCGTCGGCGGTGTCCGCGGCCAAGGCGGCTGCCGGGGAGAAGTACGTCAACGTGCTGGGCGCGGACGTGGCCCGGCAGTGCCTCGAAGCCGGGGTGCTGGACGAGGTTTTGGCTTTGCCGGTACCGGTTCTGCTCGGCGACGGGGTCCGGGTGTTCTCGCGGGTCGGGCCGCCTGTCCGGCTGTCGTCGGTGGGTCCTTGCTGGTACCGGGTCGATTCCTAG
- a CDS encoding glycoside hydrolase family 2 TIM barrel-domain containing protein, whose translation MPEEEPSGLRRRAVLGGVGAAVAVSAVAPVARAADAVAPPARESDFTSGWRFVLANPDGVTDPGGRFADAPKPGFDDSRWQVVDLPHDWSIELPPTDKGTQSGSGFFRGGLGWYRKTFSLPPSLAGKRVSVEFDGVYSDAHVHLNGELLGNHPYAYTGFAFDLTGRLHTDGRTPNVLAVRATNPLPSSRWYSGSGIYRRVRLVVTEPVHVARHGTFVTTPDIAAGRGTVRVATDVVNDSAAPVTAQVRTTVTDPAGRVVANGSTGLQLPAGQTVTAVSGLRVDKPQLWSTETPRLYRLRTDVVVGGRVLDTTTTDFGFRFTEFHPDNGFSLNGVPTKLRGVNLHSSQGALGAVVDPAALEHQMRLMLAMGVNALRTAHNPPDPQLVTVCERLGIVMMVEAFDCWRTGKLEYDYHRDFDEWSARDIAEMVHAAKNSPAVVLWSIGNEVPDASMAGGPQIAADLIAVVRGIDSTRPIIMGSDRYRGVPAPGSPQDLIMKQLDGLGVNYNTAQSMDGLHKQYPDKFFFESESSSETSTRGVYQDPDLLNTGENHTPGKRATSSYDNNLASWTFSGEYSLKKDRDRRFCQGQFLWAGQDYLGEPTPYDVFPVKTSFFGAVDSAGLPKDAFHLFRSQWTTAPMVHLTPMDWTNHRPGEPVAVWVYSTVDTVELLLNGKSLGTKKFDRKTTVDGRPYLETSEPAGDDKNDPSGSYTSPNGGTGKLHLTWTVPFAPGTLTAIGRSGGREVARDELVTAGPPRAVRLSVNTVDKAVIAGAMTFVTASVVDARGVVVPGGEPVLRFTVAGPGRVAGVDNGRQELAQGYQQPTIPAFKGQAVAVVAATGGRGPITVTASSPGLAPGKLTLPGSALGQRHGPGARAVEAPVNPVVSTADASYSGAPDTLPAAMLDGNPATGWSNHYVKQATSTLAAVSRPRAEDWVSLAWPSAQRISAVTANFVVDEKLALPVAVEVACRTARGFEPVRNLRITWGTGSNDPTSFAFDPVVTTEVRVTMTAKGFLRISALLAR comes from the coding sequence ATGCCGGAAGAAGAACCGAGCGGTCTCCGCAGACGGGCCGTGCTGGGCGGGGTCGGCGCCGCCGTCGCCGTTTCGGCCGTCGCGCCGGTCGCCCGGGCTGCCGACGCGGTCGCGCCGCCGGCGCGAGAAAGCGATTTCACGAGCGGCTGGCGGTTCGTTCTGGCCAACCCCGACGGCGTCACCGATCCCGGCGGCCGCTTCGCCGACGCGCCCAAGCCCGGCTTCGACGACTCGCGGTGGCAGGTCGTCGACCTCCCGCACGACTGGAGCATCGAACTCCCGCCCACGGACAAGGGAACCCAGAGCGGGTCCGGCTTCTTCCGCGGCGGGCTCGGCTGGTACCGCAAGACGTTCTCGCTGCCGCCGTCGCTGGCCGGCAAGCGTGTGTCGGTCGAGTTCGACGGCGTCTATTCGGACGCCCACGTCCACCTCAACGGCGAACTCCTCGGCAACCACCCGTACGCCTACACCGGGTTCGCCTTCGACCTCACCGGACGCCTGCACACCGACGGGCGCACGCCGAACGTCCTCGCCGTGCGCGCGACGAACCCGCTGCCCAGCAGCCGCTGGTACTCCGGCAGCGGCATCTACCGCCGCGTCCGCCTGGTCGTCACCGAGCCGGTGCACGTCGCCCGGCACGGCACGTTCGTCACCACCCCGGACATCGCCGCCGGCCGGGGCACGGTCCGGGTGGCCACCGACGTCGTCAACGACTCGGCGGCCCCGGTCACCGCGCAGGTCCGCACGACCGTCACCGACCCGGCGGGCCGCGTGGTGGCGAACGGCTCGACCGGCCTGCAGCTCCCCGCCGGGCAGACGGTGACAGCGGTGAGCGGCCTGCGCGTCGACAAGCCCCAGCTCTGGTCGACCGAGACGCCGCGGCTGTACCGGCTGCGCACCGACGTCGTCGTCGGCGGGCGCGTGCTCGACACGACCACCACGGACTTCGGTTTCCGCTTCACCGAATTCCATCCGGACAACGGGTTTTCGCTCAACGGCGTGCCGACGAAGCTGCGCGGGGTCAACCTGCACTCGAGCCAGGGAGCGCTGGGCGCGGTCGTCGACCCGGCCGCGCTGGAGCACCAGATGCGGCTGATGCTCGCGATGGGCGTCAACGCGCTGCGGACCGCGCACAACCCGCCCGACCCACAGCTGGTGACGGTCTGCGAACGGCTCGGGATCGTCATGATGGTCGAGGCGTTCGACTGCTGGCGGACCGGCAAGCTCGAATACGACTACCACCGCGACTTCGACGAGTGGAGCGCGCGCGACATCGCCGAAATGGTGCACGCGGCGAAGAACTCGCCCGCGGTCGTGCTGTGGTCGATCGGCAACGAGGTGCCCGACGCCTCGATGGCGGGCGGCCCGCAGATCGCCGCCGACCTGATCGCCGTGGTGCGGGGGATCGACAGCACCCGGCCGATCATCATGGGCTCGGACCGCTACCGCGGCGTGCCCGCGCCGGGTTCGCCGCAGGACCTCATCATGAAGCAGCTCGACGGCCTCGGCGTCAACTACAACACCGCCCAGTCCATGGACGGGCTGCACAAGCAGTACCCGGACAAGTTCTTCTTCGAGTCCGAGTCGTCGTCGGAGACCTCGACGCGCGGGGTCTACCAGGACCCCGACCTGCTCAACACCGGCGAAAACCACACCCCGGGCAAGCGGGCGACGTCCTCCTACGACAACAACCTGGCCTCGTGGACGTTCAGCGGCGAGTACTCGCTGAAGAAGGACCGCGACCGCAGGTTCTGCCAGGGCCAGTTCCTCTGGGCCGGGCAGGACTACCTCGGCGAACCGACGCCGTACGACGTCTTCCCGGTCAAGACGTCCTTCTTCGGCGCGGTCGACAGCGCCGGCCTGCCCAAGGACGCCTTCCACCTGTTCCGCAGCCAGTGGACCACCGCGCCGATGGTGCACCTGACGCCGATGGACTGGACGAACCACCGGCCCGGCGAGCCCGTCGCGGTGTGGGTGTATTCCACTGTGGACACCGTCGAGCTGCTGCTGAACGGGAAGTCGCTGGGCACGAAGAAGTTCGACCGCAAGACCACTGTGGACGGACGGCCGTACCTGGAGACGAGCGAGCCGGCCGGCGACGACAAGAACGACCCCTCCGGCAGCTACACGAGCCCGAACGGCGGCACCGGCAAGCTGCACCTGACCTGGACCGTGCCCTTCGCGCCCGGCACGCTGACCGCGATCGGCCGCTCCGGCGGCCGCGAGGTGGCGCGCGACGAGCTCGTCACGGCCGGGCCGCCGCGCGCGGTCAGGCTGAGCGTGAACACCGTGGACAAGGCGGTGATCGCGGGCGCGATGACGTTCGTGACGGCGTCGGTCGTGGACGCCCGCGGTGTCGTCGTCCCGGGCGGCGAGCCGGTGCTGCGGTTCACCGTCGCCGGGCCCGGCCGGGTCGCCGGCGTCGACAACGGGCGGCAGGAACTCGCCCAGGGCTACCAGCAGCCGACGATCCCGGCGTTCAAGGGGCAGGCCGTCGCCGTCGTCGCGGCGACCGGCGGCCGCGGGCCGATCACGGTGACGGCGAGTTCCCCGGGGCTGGCACCGGGGAAGCTCACCCTGCCCGGCTCGGCACTCGGGCAGCGCCACGGCCCGGGAGCCCGCGCTGTCGAGGCGCCCGTGAACCCGGTCGTCTCGACCGCGGACGCGAGCTACTCGGGCGCTCCGGACACGCTGCCGGCGGCGATGCTGGACGGGAACCCGGCCACCGGCTGGTCGAACCACTACGTCAAGCAGGCGACGTCGACGCTGGCCGCGGTGAGCAGGCCGCGCGCCGAGGACTGGGTGTCACTGGCCTGGCCGTCGGCCCAGCGGATCAGCGCCGTCACGGCGAACTTCGTCGTGGACGAGAAGCTGGCGCTGCCGGTCGCCGTCGAAGTCGCCTGCCGCACGGCCCGGGGTTTCGAGCCGGTGCGGAACCTGCGGATCACGTGGGGGACCGGTTCGAACGACCCGACGTCGTTCGCGTTCGATCCGGTCGTCACCACGGAAGTGCGGGTGACGATGACCGCGAAGGGCTTCCTGCGGATCAGCGCGCTGCTGGCCCGGTGA